Proteins co-encoded in one Rubrobacter aplysinae genomic window:
- a CDS encoding DUF6691 family protein yields MLRILVALISGTTFGLGLALSGMMNPAKVIGFLNFAGRWDPTLAFVMGGALLVTVPAFFFILKRPRPVLASGFALPAKTALDGRLLGGAAAFGLGWGLSGFCPGPAVAALSTGLTPVFAFVVSMIAGMALYAWGSGRRGRYQKKAGILDQRGRLSRATSR; encoded by the coding sequence ATGTTACGGATCTTGGTAGCTTTGATCTCCGGTACCACGTTCGGGCTTGGCCTCGCCTTGTCCGGCATGATGAACCCGGCCAAGGTAATAGGTTTCCTGAACTTCGCCGGTCGGTGGGATCCCACGCTGGCGTTCGTAATGGGCGGGGCGCTCCTGGTCACGGTTCCGGCGTTCTTCTTTATCCTCAAGCGCCCTCGTCCGGTCCTCGCGAGCGGGTTCGCGCTGCCCGCGAAGACCGCCCTGGACGGGCGTCTTCTGGGAGGCGCCGCGGCGTTCGGCCTCGGATGGGGGCTATCCGGTTTCTGTCCGGGCCCGGCGGTGGCGGCGCTCTCGACCGGGCTCACGCCGGTGTTCGCCTTCGTGGTCTCCATGATAGCGGGGATGGCGCTCTACGCCTGGGGCTCTGGACGGCGTGGTAGATATCAGAAGAAGGCCGGTATATTAGACCAGAGAGGCAGGCTCTCCAGAGCCACTTCAAGGTAG
- a CDS encoding YeeE/YedE family protein, with the protein MENFTPFSGLAGGMLIGLAAAILLLMNGRISGVSGILGSLLTPQGSEVGWRAAFAGGLVLGAAGYLIATDGSAVEIQASLPVLVVAGLLVGFGTRLGSGCTSGHGVCGIARLSWRSISATAVFFAVASLTVFFTQHVF; encoded by the coding sequence TTGGAGAACTTTACCCCTTTCAGCGGGCTCGCCGGCGGGATGCTCATCGGCCTGGCGGCGGCGATACTGCTGTTGATGAACGGCCGGATCAGCGGCGTGAGCGGCATCCTGGGCAGTTTGCTCACGCCCCAGGGCTCCGAAGTTGGCTGGCGCGCGGCCTTCGCCGGCGGCCTGGTGCTCGGTGCGGCGGGTTACCTCATCGCAACGGACGGTAGTGCGGTAGAGATCCAGGCGTCATTGCCGGTCCTGGTGGTGGCGGGGCTCCTCGTGGGTTTCGGCACACGTCTGGGCTCCGGGTGTACCAGCGGCCACGGCGTGTGTGGCATAGCGCGGCTCTCGTGGCGTTCGATCTCCGCCACGGCCGTGTTCTTCGCGGTGGCGAGCCTCACCGTTTTCTTTACACAGCACGTTTTCTGA
- a CDS encoding MBL fold metallo-hydrolase, translating into MTQGSEGTAAVGRTDGSNGRPSGGSGDYLFEQFRVPRGCLGYVVADPETKLAALIDPEVEMVEPMLDYLFEHGLRPRYLIDTHTHADHVSGAKELKAKTTAKLVMHEKAPASGVDVRLEDGDRLELGELTLEFLYTPGHAKDLMSVLVPGRLLTADAMLIGSCGRTDLLNGNATQQYHTLYHTLRSLPDELEVWPGHDYNGRSYTTLGDQKRENAKLGFASKEEFVDYMDRDNPQKLNPVYQLAESLKANMS; encoded by the coding sequence ATGACCCAGGGATCAGAGGGTACGGCGGCCGTGGGGCGGACAGACGGCTCGAACGGGCGTCCATCTGGAGGCTCTGGAGACTATCTGTTCGAGCAGTTCCGGGTGCCGCGCGGGTGCCTGGGCTACGTGGTCGCCGACCCGGAGACGAAGCTGGCGGCGCTTATTGACCCGGAGGTGGAGATGGTCGAGCCGATGCTCGACTACCTCTTCGAGCATGGGTTGAGGCCACGTTATCTTATAGACACGCACACTCACGCGGATCACGTCTCCGGCGCGAAGGAGCTGAAGGCCAAGACTACGGCGAAGCTCGTCATGCACGAGAAGGCGCCGGCCTCCGGGGTGGACGTCCGGCTCGAGGACGGCGACAGGCTGGAGCTCGGGGAGCTTACGCTGGAGTTCTTGTACACGCCGGGACATGCCAAGGATCTAATGAGCGTGTTGGTCCCGGGGAGGCTGCTGACCGCGGACGCCATGCTAATAGGCTCCTGTGGCCGTACGGACCTTCTAAACGGCAACGCCACCCAGCAGTACCACACGCTGTACCACACTTTGAGGAGCCTGCCGGACGAGCTCGAAGTCTGGCCCGGACACGACTATAACGGCCGCAGCTATACGACGCTCGGAGATCAGAAGAGGGAGAACGCCAAGCTCGGGTTCGCGAGCAAGGAAGAGTTCGTAGACTACATGGACCGGGATAACCCGCAGAAGCTCAACCCGGTCTACCAGCTCGCGGAGTCCTTGAAGGCGAACATGTCCTAG
- a CDS encoding ArsR/SmtB family transcription factor: protein MSSGQRLPEEALEILAERFKVFSEPMRLKLIYALMDGEKTVSELMQSTGGMQANVSKHLGMLLDAGVVGRRKQGLQAYYRIVDASIYEMCETVCGSLEERLAADLEVFSSFRRTHEQPSIPETRE from the coding sequence ATGAGTTCGGGGCAGCGTTTGCCGGAGGAGGCGCTAGAGATACTCGCGGAGAGGTTCAAGGTTTTCTCCGAGCCGATGCGGCTGAAGTTGATCTACGCGCTAATGGACGGGGAGAAGACCGTCTCCGAGTTGATGCAGAGTACGGGCGGGATGCAGGCAAACGTCTCCAAGCACCTGGGTATGCTGCTCGACGCCGGCGTGGTCGGCCGCCGCAAGCAGGGTCTACAGGCATACTACCGGATCGTGGACGCATCCATCTACGAGATGTGCGAGACGGTCTGCGGTTCCCTGGAGGAGCGGCTCGCCGCAGACCTCGAAGTCTTCTCCTCTTTCAGGCGCACGCACGAGCAGCCCTCCATCCCGGAGACCCGGGAGTAA
- a CDS encoding fused DSP-PTPase phosphatase/NAD kinase-like protein: MRDISEIAPGLEYSMCPIEGVATAGQPSRKHLQSLAGAGYRTVLDLRAPEENRGLDEPEAVREAGMQYINLPVTPDTLRDEIFDRFRQIMDDPARRPILLHCSSANRVGALLLPYMILEEEKSYEEASEIASRVGLRSHELEHKALEYARSNGG; encoded by the coding sequence ATGAGAGACATATCGGAGATAGCACCCGGGTTGGAGTATTCCATGTGTCCTATCGAGGGGGTGGCGACCGCCGGACAGCCTTCGCGGAAGCACCTACAGAGTCTTGCCGGAGCCGGCTACCGGACGGTGCTGGATCTCCGCGCCCCCGAGGAGAACCGTGGTCTCGACGAGCCAGAGGCGGTACGAGAGGCCGGTATGCAATACATCAACCTCCCCGTTACGCCGGATACGCTGCGGGATGAAATCTTCGACCGCTTCCGGCAGATCATGGACGACCCCGCACGCCGTCCCATACTCCTCCACTGCTCCAGCGCAAACCGGGTCGGTGCCCTGCTGCTGCCATACATGATCCTGGAAGAAGAAAAGAGCTACGAAGAGGCCTCCGAGATAGCCTCCAGGGTAGGACTGAGGAGCCACGAACTGGAGCATAAGGCGCTAGAGTATGCGCGGTCGAACGGCGGTTAG
- a CDS encoding sulfite exporter TauE/SafE family protein has protein sequence MNVVGLVLAVLIGLSLGLLGGGGSILAVPVFVYVLGFGAKEAIAMSLAVVGITSLFGAYGHWRAGSVDLRVALIFGAVAMGGTYLGARLAVFFSGAAQLILFAGVMIAAAVFMFRDTASGAADGADGADDADGAGESGSSKVSKGMSLGLIVPEGLAVGVLTGLVGVGGGFLIVPALVLLGKVPMKVAVGTSLLVIAMKSAAGFVGYLGQVEIPWAFMGLFTALAIAGSFAGAYLVRFIPQQSLKKAFAVFLVVMGGFILLQNGGAVL, from the coding sequence GTGAATGTTGTCGGGTTGGTGCTGGCGGTCTTGATCGGGCTCTCACTCGGGTTGCTCGGCGGTGGCGGCTCGATTCTGGCCGTTCCCGTGTTCGTATATGTTCTGGGTTTCGGGGCTAAAGAGGCTATCGCCATGAGCCTGGCGGTGGTTGGGATCACGAGCCTCTTTGGGGCCTACGGGCACTGGCGGGCCGGGAGCGTGGATCTGCGTGTAGCCCTGATCTTCGGGGCGGTGGCGATGGGCGGGACGTATCTTGGAGCGAGGCTCGCGGTCTTCTTCTCCGGTGCGGCCCAGCTCATACTCTTCGCCGGCGTGATGATCGCGGCGGCGGTCTTCATGTTCCGCGACACGGCATCCGGCGCCGCCGACGGGGCCGATGGTGCTGATGACGCCGATGGTGCCGGAGAGTCAGGCTCCTCTAAAGTCTCCAAAGGCATGTCTCTGGGGCTCATCGTGCCCGAGGGGCTAGCGGTGGGCGTGCTAACCGGACTCGTCGGGGTAGGAGGCGGGTTCCTCATAGTGCCCGCGCTAGTCCTGCTGGGCAAGGTGCCGATGAAGGTGGCCGTGGGTACGTCCTTGCTCGTCATCGCGATGAAGTCAGCCGCCGGGTTCGTGGGATATCTGGGGCAGGTCGAGATCCCGTGGGCCTTCATGGGGCTCTTCACCGCGCTCGCCATCGCCGGGAGCTTCGCCGGCGCCTATCTGGTGCGCTTCATCCCGCAGCAGAGCCTCAAGAAGGCTTTCGCGGTCTTCCTGGTGGTTATGGGGGGCTTTATCCTCCTCCAGAACGGAGGCGCCGTGCTCTAG
- a CDS encoding DUF302 domain-containing protein, translating to MTVEKTSYTVSTETSLSFEDAVEEARGLLQEAGYGVLSEIDVAAKLGEKLGVEREPYRILGACNPALAQQGLDAEPELGALLPCNVVVYELGGRVHVSAVEPQAMLSVVGNEDLDPIAGQVREDLSRVVERVGETGERR from the coding sequence ATGACTGTCGAGAAGACGAGCTACACCGTATCCACCGAGACCTCGCTCTCGTTCGAGGACGCAGTGGAGGAGGCCCGAGGGCTCTTGCAGGAGGCGGGCTACGGCGTGCTATCCGAGATAGACGTCGCGGCCAAGCTAGGGGAGAAGCTCGGCGTGGAGCGCGAGCCGTACAGGATCCTGGGCGCCTGCAACCCGGCGCTGGCGCAGCAGGGGCTGGACGCCGAGCCCGAGCTCGGGGCGCTGCTGCCGTGCAACGTGGTCGTGTACGAGCTTGGGGGCCGCGTGCACGTCTCCGCCGTCGAGCCGCAGGCCATGCTCTCGGTGGTGGGCAACGAGGATCTCGACCCCATCGCCGGGCAGGTCAGGGAGGACCTCTCCCGGGTGGTCGAGCGGGTAGGCGAGACGGGCGAGAGGAGGTAG
- a CDS encoding MBL fold metallo-hydrolase has translation MFFREVLNEDLGCASYLVADGGRAAVVDPKWEIRDYLEIAAENGFTISDIIETHNHADHVSGRGRLAEATGATIHISKDAGVEYDHEPLSDEDEVEVGAARIAVVATPGHRPEHVSLLVRDTSRSEEPWLLLTGDSLFVGDLARPDLAVEAEEGAHGLFHSLRRIEDLEDFVEVRPAHIGGSLCGGPGMSQKPDSTIGFERRFNPYLRIESESDFVDTLTAEQAPQPPNLERIVELNRGPLLTEAAQVDPLLPRRVEELSRDTRSGAVVIDGRDQREFDAAHVPGAINVTMNQSGVGTRAAWVIDPGAEVITVADGDEEALKMARMLEAVGFRSVRGYLAGGIITWRASGLETWSTPALNVAELAEHLKNGEVTLLDVRSEAEWKSGHVEGSINVPYQSLRDEVPQEIKNADKPLAVACSGGIRSATAASLLKRAGIEGMEHVADGGVNGLPEAGVELKR, from the coding sequence GTGTTCTTCCGGGAAGTTCTCAACGAGGACCTCGGCTGCGCCTCGTATCTCGTCGCCGACGGAGGCCGGGCCGCCGTGGTGGACCCGAAGTGGGAGATACGGGATTATCTGGAGATAGCCGCGGAGAACGGCTTCACGATCTCCGACATAATAGAGACCCACAACCACGCCGACCACGTCTCCGGCAGGGGACGTCTGGCCGAGGCGACGGGGGCCACGATCCACATCTCCAAGGACGCCGGCGTGGAGTACGATCACGAGCCCCTCTCTGACGAGGATGAGGTGGAGGTGGGCGCCGCGCGTATCGCGGTGGTCGCTACCCCCGGTCACCGCCCCGAGCACGTCTCGCTGTTGGTACGCGACACCTCCCGCTCCGAGGAGCCGTGGCTGCTTCTGACGGGAGACTCGCTGTTCGTCGGAGATCTGGCCCGCCCCGACCTCGCCGTGGAGGCCGAGGAGGGTGCGCACGGTCTCTTCCACTCGCTGCGCAGGATCGAGGATCTGGAAGACTTCGTGGAAGTGCGGCCGGCCCACATCGGCGGCTCCCTGTGCGGCGGGCCGGGGATGAGCCAGAAGCCCGACTCCACCATCGGCTTCGAGCGGCGCTTCAACCCGTACCTGCGCATCGAAAGCGAGAGCGACTTCGTTGACACCTTGACCGCCGAGCAGGCGCCCCAGCCGCCGAACCTGGAGCGCATCGTCGAGCTGAACCGCGGCCCGCTGCTTACGGAGGCCGCCCAGGTTGATCCCCTGCTCCCCCGGCGCGTCGAGGAGCTAAGCCGGGACACCCGGAGCGGCGCCGTCGTGATAGACGGGCGTGACCAGCGCGAGTTCGACGCGGCGCACGTGCCGGGTGCGATCAACGTGACCATGAACCAGTCCGGCGTCGGCACCCGCGCGGCCTGGGTGATCGACCCGGGCGCCGAGGTTATAACCGTCGCCGACGGCGACGAGGAGGCCCTGAAGATGGCCCGTATGCTGGAGGCCGTCGGCTTCCGCAGCGTTAGAGGGTATCTGGCGGGCGGCATCATCACCTGGCGCGCCAGCGGGCTCGAAACCTGGTCCACCCCCGCCCTGAACGTCGCCGAGCTCGCCGAGCACCTGAAGAATGGCGAGGTGACGTTGCTGGACGTGCGCAGCGAGGCCGAGTGGAAGAGCGGGCATGTGGAGGGCTCGATCAACGTCCCCTACCAGAGCCTCAGAGACGAGGTCCCGCAGGAAATAAAGAACGCAGATAAGCCGCTCGCCGTCGCCTGCTCCGGCGGCATCCGCAGCGCCACGGCAGCCTCCCTGCTCAAGCGCGCCGGGATAGAGGGCATGGAGCACGTGGCCGACGGCGGCGTCAACGGCCTGCCGGAGGCCGGTGTTGAGCTGAAACGGTAG
- a CDS encoding SHOCT domain-containing protein, whose product MGGMNAMNGAMGVFGGFGILIWIVIIALIVWAVVRLTRGRTDNEDGDSRERRDPAEDTLRQRYARGEIDTEEYESALTTLRGGRRERNGSSY is encoded by the coding sequence ATGGGCGGAATGAACGCAATGAACGGCGCGATGGGCGTGTTCGGAGGGTTCGGGATACTGATCTGGATAGTTATCATCGCCTTAATAGTGTGGGCCGTGGTCCGTCTGACCCGGGGCCGTACAGATAACGAGGACGGAGACTCGCGGGAACGTAGAGACCCGGCGGAGGATACCCTGCGCCAGCGTTACGCCCGCGGGGAGATCGACACCGAAGAGTACGAAAGCGCTCTTACAACCCTGCGGGGCGGGCGTAGAGAACGCAATGGCTCCTCCTATTAA
- a CDS encoding multicopper oxidase family protein produces the protein MKRLNRQEFLKLSGMSAGALALGGCGALSSGDGRPRPGVPAATPTGRLREYTLEAAPMEVSLGGRTARTWGYEGGLPGPELRVTEGDTLRVRLKNRLPEATTIHWHGLELVNDIDGVPDVTQAPVAGGEDFTYEFEVPHAGSYMYHSHVGLQLDRGLYGPLIVEPKKEDLSYDREYTLALDDWLDGVDGAPEDALERLKSSGGGGMGGGMMGGMGNGGGGMGGGMGGGMGAARVPYPIYLINGRTGDDPATLKVRRNQRIRLRLLNPASDTVFRVAVAGHGLTVTHADGLPVEHVDVDTLRIAPGERYDVLVETDNPGVWQIAAVPENKDGLARAVLRYEESGESSPPARDARPQELNGRLLSYEDLRNAAGESFPEDGPFGGPERTHELTLSGGMGEYVWTIDGQAYPDAEPLPIRRGERVRFKLNNRSMMAHPMHLHGHFFQLQNGTGNGPFKDTVLVDSHMGGVTFDFVADNPGDWFFHCHLAYHLETGMARVVSYEG, from the coding sequence ATGAAAAGGCTAAATCGTCAGGAGTTTCTCAAGCTATCCGGCATGAGCGCCGGTGCCCTGGCTCTCGGCGGCTGCGGCGCTCTCTCGTCCGGGGATGGCAGGCCCCGACCCGGCGTGCCGGCGGCTACCCCGACGGGACGGCTCCGGGAGTACACGTTGGAGGCCGCGCCGATGGAGGTCTCCCTGGGCGGGAGGACGGCGCGCACCTGGGGCTACGAGGGCGGCCTGCCGGGGCCGGAGTTAAGGGTTACCGAGGGCGATACGCTACGTGTGCGACTAAAGAACCGCCTCCCGGAAGCAACCACCATACACTGGCACGGCCTGGAGCTGGTCAACGACATAGACGGAGTGCCGGACGTCACCCAGGCGCCGGTGGCGGGCGGGGAGGATTTCACCTACGAGTTCGAGGTCCCGCACGCCGGAAGCTACATGTACCACTCCCACGTCGGGCTCCAGCTCGACCGCGGTCTGTACGGTCCCTTGATCGTCGAACCTAAAAAAGAGGACCTCTCCTACGACCGCGAGTACACCCTGGCGCTGGACGACTGGCTCGACGGCGTAGACGGCGCCCCGGAAGACGCACTCGAAAGGCTGAAGAGCAGCGGCGGAGGCGGCATGGGCGGAGGAATGATGGGCGGCATGGGTAACGGCGGCGGAGGAATGGGCGGAGGTATGGGCGGAGGTATGGGCGCGGCGCGGGTACCGTACCCTATATACCTGATCAACGGCCGCACCGGCGACGACCCCGCCACCCTGAAGGTCCGGCGCAACCAGCGGATACGCCTGCGTCTCTTGAACCCGGCCTCGGACACCGTCTTCCGCGTCGCCGTCGCCGGACACGGACTCACCGTCACCCACGCGGACGGCCTGCCGGTCGAGCACGTGGACGTGGACACCCTGAGAATCGCCCCCGGCGAGCGCTACGACGTGCTCGTCGAGACCGATAACCCGGGCGTCTGGCAGATCGCGGCGGTTCCGGAGAACAAGGATGGCCTGGCCCGCGCCGTGCTGCGCTACGAGGAGAGCGGCGAGTCCTCCCCACCCGCTCGGGACGCCCGCCCGCAAGAGCTAAACGGCAGGCTTCTCTCCTACGAAGATCTGCGGAACGCGGCCGGCGAGTCATTTCCCGAAGATGGCCCGTTCGGCGGTCCGGAGCGCACGCACGAGCTAACTCTCTCCGGCGGCATGGGAGAGTACGTGTGGACCATAGACGGCCAGGCCTATCCGGACGCAGAGCCTTTGCCGATCCGCCGCGGAGAGCGGGTGCGCTTCAAGCTCAACAACAGGAGCATGATGGCCCACCCCATGCACCTGCACGGCCACTTCTTCCAGCTCCAGAACGGCACCGGCAACGGCCCCTTCAAGGACACCGTGCTCGTCGATTCCCACATGGGAGGCGTGACCTTCGACTTCGTCGCCGACAACCCCGGAGACTGGTTCTTCCACTGCCACCTCGCCTACCACCTGGAGACCGGGATGGCCCGCGTGGTCTCCTACGAGGGATAG
- a CDS encoding cytochrome c biogenesis CcdA family protein has protein sequence MTTDLLDLIASLLLWLEPYLGWGLNLLEGGSLAAALLVLPAGVALGLTPLSYPLVPVIVGYVSGEAKLSKSRAAVLSGAFVLGICTVYVTLGVLFGVAGLALLTALNGSIWLWYALLAPVLWIMGLRTLGIVRFAVPVHRLSLLLRGPLAPSYFSEHPEGMLRRGMLGAYLIGIPSGLAGCPSCALILPALLAAVAASGSPLTGAAAMLMLGLGQGVVLVAAGTFGASLVSRTRSLGLGRVVEVILGLGLLLSAAYFTWRALIWL, from the coding sequence GTGACGACTGACCTACTGGACCTCATAGCGAGCCTCCTGCTGTGGCTTGAGCCCTACCTGGGGTGGGGCCTGAACCTTCTGGAAGGCGGGTCGCTGGCGGCCGCGTTGCTCGTGCTACCGGCGGGCGTTGCCCTCGGGCTGACCCCGTTGAGCTACCCGCTCGTCCCGGTGATCGTGGGCTACGTCTCCGGTGAGGCGAAGCTCTCCAAATCCCGGGCCGCCGTCCTGAGCGGGGCTTTCGTGCTCGGGATCTGCACCGTGTACGTGACGCTCGGCGTCCTCTTCGGAGTGGCTGGTCTGGCGCTGCTCACCGCGCTCAATGGCTCCATCTGGCTGTGGTACGCGCTGCTCGCGCCGGTGCTGTGGATCATGGGCCTGCGTACCCTAGGAATAGTACGCTTCGCCGTGCCGGTACATCGCCTGAGCCTGCTCTTGCGCGGGCCGCTGGCCCCGAGTTACTTCTCCGAGCATCCGGAGGGTATGCTGCGTCGCGGTATGCTGGGTGCTTATCTGATAGGCATACCTTCGGGGCTCGCCGGGTGCCCGAGCTGCGCACTTATACTACCGGCCCTGCTCGCGGCGGTGGCCGCCAGCGGCAGTCCCCTGACTGGAGCCGCCGCCATGCTGATGCTCGGGCTGGGTCAGGGCGTGGTGCTCGTCGCCGCCGGGACCTTCGGCGCCTCGCTCGTGAGCAGAACCCGGAGCTTGGGCCTTGGTAGAGTCGTAGAGGTGATCCTTGGGCTGGGGCTCTTGCTGAGCGCGGCCTACTTCACCTGGAGAGCCCTGATCTGGCTCTAA
- a CDS encoding cytochrome c biogenesis CcdA family protein encodes MRRTFVFYAGLATTLVPLGAGISAISFLFYGQRQTLILAAGLLIVALGVFQILGGGFGFGPVARLQAKIKGRGAASTYALGAVYGFAGFCSGPILGAVLTVAASSGGALAGAGLLAVYALGMAAPLLALAALWERLDLGNRGWLRGREVSLGPLKVHSTNLFSGLMFVVLGVVFIAYEGTSALSGMYTALGTEELAYTAEKALSGVPAWISWGLTVLVAAVIIALILRGRGDSPEKNSRTASTGAARPKEQDE; translated from the coding sequence ATTCGTCGAACCTTCGTCTTCTACGCGGGGCTGGCGACCACGCTGGTGCCGCTTGGGGCCGGGATCTCGGCCATTAGCTTTCTTTTCTACGGTCAGCGCCAGACCCTGATCCTCGCCGCGGGGCTGCTGATCGTTGCTCTGGGCGTGTTCCAGATCCTGGGCGGGGGCTTCGGCTTCGGCCCGGTGGCAAGGCTGCAGGCGAAGATCAAAGGCCGCGGAGCCGCCTCCACCTACGCTCTAGGCGCCGTCTACGGCTTCGCCGGCTTCTGCTCCGGCCCGATACTGGGCGCGGTCCTGACCGTGGCCGCCTCCTCGGGCGGCGCACTCGCCGGGGCGGGGCTACTGGCCGTCTACGCCCTGGGCATGGCCGCTCCCCTGCTGGCCCTGGCCGCGTTGTGGGAGCGCCTCGACCTCGGGAACCGTGGTTGGTTGCGGGGCCGGGAGGTTTCTCTGGGGCCTCTCAAGGTACACAGCACGAACCTGTTCTCAGGTCTGATGTTCGTGGTGCTGGGGGTGGTGTTCATAGCGTACGAGGGGACCTCGGCGCTCTCCGGGATGTACACGGCGCTCGGTACGGAGGAACTTGCCTACACCGCGGAAAAGGCGCTCTCCGGGGTGCCGGCCTGGATCTCCTGGGGTCTTACCGTGCTCGTGGCGGCCGTCATAATCGCGCTTATCCTGCGCGGCCGGGGTGACTCTCCAGAGAAGAATAGCCGTACAGCTTCCACCGGCGCGGCTAGGCCGAAAGAGCAGGACGAGTGA
- a CDS encoding DsbA family protein, with product MAGDGINEGVNGQPGRGNEELRSGSKAGKGWMMLGGLALAVILATGVAYFALGSANPAGSENMSSGNAGSDAVSAGAAGSDTSRGDTLGPPTLGDEDAPVTMVEYSDFQCPYCGQFAREVEPDLVEEYVKNGTLNIQWRDFPYLGQESVNAALAAREAQEQGSFWEYHEALYENQDSVNSGAFSDDNLKSLAEEVGIDPGKVEESLTSSEHEAAVSRDFEKGQGMGITGTPTFIINGQTIVGAQPKEEFERVIEEAAAQAAEAGISGD from the coding sequence ATGGCTGGCGATGGGATCAACGAGGGCGTAAACGGGCAGCCTGGTAGAGGCAACGAGGAGCTGCGCTCAGGTAGCAAAGCAGGCAAAGGATGGATGATGCTGGGCGGACTCGCGCTGGCGGTGATCCTCGCCACGGGCGTCGCGTACTTCGCCCTCGGGAGCGCGAATCCGGCCGGCTCCGAAAACATGAGCTCCGGAAACGCGGGCTCGGATGCAGTGAGCGCGGGCGCGGCTGGCTCTGATACGAGTCGCGGTGATACGCTCGGACCGCCGACCCTCGGCGACGAGGATGCGCCGGTCACGATGGTCGAGTACTCGGACTTCCAGTGTCCGTACTGCGGCCAGTTCGCCCGCGAGGTGGAGCCCGATCTCGTCGAAGAGTACGTGAAGAATGGAACACTCAATATACAGTGGCGCGACTTCCCCTATCTCGGCCAGGAGTCGGTAAATGCCGCCCTCGCCGCCCGCGAGGCCCAGGAGCAGGGCAGTTTCTGGGAGTATCACGAGGCGCTCTACGAGAACCAGGACTCTGTGAACAGCGGCGCGTTCTCCGACGACAACCTCAAAAGCCTCGCCGAAGAGGTGGGCATAGACCCCGGCAAGGTAGAGGAGAGCCTGACCTCCAGCGAGCATGAAGCGGCCGTCTCCCGGGACTTCGAGAAGGGGCAAGGGATGGGCATAACGGGCACCCCGACGTTCATCATAAACGGCCAGACCATAGTGGGGGCACAGCCCAAGGAGGAGTTCGAGCGGGTCATAGAAGAGGCCGCCGCGCAGGCCGCAGAGGCCGGGATCTCCGGTGACTGA
- a CDS encoding VanW family protein: MSSTDRQTNPYGTAVSRRRFLRKAAWGGAALGVAGLGGLGFVARASEKPGGTGAVAENTAPEDRAGASRENSGEQASEKERQKIGEYRTDYRYSDNPARKYNLRLSAQAVDGTVLEPGQVFSMNDHVEPLDYKSAKVFAEGGETVADGGGLCQSTSTIYMAAQYAGLEIVERNPHYTTLPYIRPGFDATVWFGYGGTEELDMKLKNNTDSEVELREYVTDDGFLVAEIWGQPTGKKVKMRSEQDFRDLDRGIKWSTYKTVKEDGEVLRSGLLHEDLYSFPPPTEGGSYNEVRAGGW, encoded by the coding sequence ATGAGCAGCACAGACAGACAAACCAACCCGTACGGCACGGCGGTCTCCCGGCGGCGGTTCCTGAGGAAAGCGGCCTGGGGCGGGGCCGCGCTGGGCGTGGCCGGTCTCGGCGGGCTCGGCTTCGTCGCCCGGGCGAGTGAGAAGCCTGGCGGGACCGGGGCGGTTGCAGAGAACACGGCACCTGAAGATAGAGCCGGGGCTTCGCGGGAGAACTCCGGGGAGCAGGCCTCCGAAAAAGAGCGGCAGAAGATCGGCGAGTACCGCACGGACTACCGCTACAGCGATAATCCTGCCCGCAAGTACAACCTCAGGCTGTCCGCGCAGGCGGTGGACGGGACGGTGCTAGAGCCGGGCCAGGTGTTCTCCATGAACGATCACGTCGAGCCCCTGGACTACAAGAGCGCCAAGGTCTTCGCCGAAGGCGGGGAGACCGTAGCGGACGGAGGTGGCCTGTGCCAATCCACCTCCACGATCTACATGGCCGCCCAGTACGCGGGGCTAGAGATAGTCGAGCGCAACCCGCACTACACGACGCTGCCGTACATAAGGCCCGGCTTCGACGCCACCGTGTGGTTCGGCTATGGCGGCACCGAAGAGCTGGACATGAAGCTCAAGAACAACACGGACTCTGAGGTCGAGCTCCGGGAGTACGTGACGGACGACGGCTTCCTGGTGGCCGAGATCTGGGGCCAGCCAACCGGTAAGAAGGTAAAGATGCGTTCCGAGCAGGACTTCCGGGACCTGGACCGCGGCATCAAGTGGAGCACCTACAAGACGGTAAAGGAAGACGGCGAGGTGCTGCGCAGCGGCCTCCTGCACGAAGATCTGTACAGCTTCCCGCCGCCCACGGAAGGCGGCAGCTACAACGAGGTGAGAGCCGGCGGCTGGTAG